In Mangrovivirga cuniculi, the following proteins share a genomic window:
- a CDS encoding MBOAT family O-acyltransferase, with protein MIFNSLEFAIFLPLIFFLYWFVFNKSLKAQNILLVVSSYVFYGWWDWRFLSLILFSTLVDYSIGLQLRKEEVKTKRKVLLWTSILVNLGFLGFFKYFNFFLDNFKQAFTFFGYQIDGYSLNIILPVGISFYTFQTLSYTIDVYKRKLEPSKDFISFTAFVCFFPQLVAGPIERAVNLLPQFYKKRTFNYTKAVNGLRQILWGLFKKVVIADNCAVVVNKIFANYENYNGSTLILGAVFFAFQIYGDFSGYSDIAIGTSRLFGFDLMKNFNFPYFSRDIAEFWRRWHISLSTWFRDYLYIPLGGSKGGTWMKVRNTFIIFLVSGFWHGANWTFIIWGGLNALYFLPLLLTKRNRKNTDEISKGRILPSVKDSVSILFTFAITVLAWIFFRADTVDHALNYLANILSYDLFSLPQIAPYKTLGLLFVFLTIEWLGRNNNFAIEKFGERWYKPLRWATYYLLIFSIFYFAGDQQEFIYFQF; from the coding sequence ATGATTTTTAATTCTTTAGAGTTTGCAATTTTTTTACCCCTGATTTTTTTTCTTTATTGGTTTGTTTTTAACAAATCTCTAAAAGCTCAAAATATATTATTAGTTGTATCTAGCTATGTGTTTTACGGTTGGTGGGACTGGCGATTTCTTTCCTTAATTCTTTTTAGCACACTAGTTGATTACTCTATTGGATTACAACTTCGAAAAGAAGAGGTGAAGACTAAAAGAAAGGTTCTTTTATGGACAAGCATATTAGTTAACCTGGGATTTCTTGGGTTTTTCAAATATTTCAATTTCTTTCTTGACAATTTCAAACAAGCATTTACTTTTTTCGGATATCAAATTGATGGCTATAGCTTAAATATCATACTCCCCGTCGGGATTAGCTTCTATACTTTCCAAACATTAAGTTATACCATTGATGTTTATAAAAGAAAACTTGAACCTTCTAAAGACTTTATCTCTTTTACTGCATTTGTTTGTTTTTTCCCGCAATTAGTAGCCGGACCTATCGAACGTGCAGTTAATTTACTTCCTCAGTTTTATAAAAAAAGAACCTTTAACTATACTAAAGCAGTAAACGGATTAAGACAAATTTTATGGGGATTATTTAAAAAAGTGGTAATCGCAGATAATTGTGCAGTGGTTGTAAACAAAATATTTGCTAATTATGAAAACTATAATGGCAGTACTCTTATTTTAGGAGCTGTATTTTTTGCTTTTCAAATTTACGGAGATTTCTCTGGTTATTCAGATATTGCTATAGGCACTTCCAGATTATTTGGATTTGACCTGATGAAAAACTTTAACTTCCCATACTTCAGTAGAGATATAGCAGAATTTTGGAGACGATGGCATATTTCGTTGTCAACTTGGTTTAGAGATTATCTTTATATTCCATTAGGAGGTAGTAAAGGAGGAACTTGGATGAAAGTCAGAAATACATTTATTATCTTCCTGGTAAGTGGATTTTGGCATGGTGCTAATTGGACTTTTATAATTTGGGGTGGATTAAATGCGTTATACTTCCTGCCATTACTATTAACTAAAAGAAACAGAAAAAATACAGATGAGATAAGTAAGGGACGTATATTACCCTCAGTTAAAGACTCTGTCTCGATATTATTTACATTTGCCATTACAGTTTTAGCCTGGATATTTTTCAGAGCTGATACTGTGGATCACGCTTTAAATTATTTGGCTAACATTCTTTCTTATGATCTTTTCTCTCTGCCCCAAATAGCCCCATATAAAACTTTAGGATTACTTTTTGTATTTCTAACTATAGAATGGCTGGGTAGAAATAATAATTTCGCAATTGAAAAATTTGGTGAGCGTTGGTATAAACCTTTGAGATGGGCTACATACTACTTGTTAATTTTTTCGATCTTTTATTTTGCCGGAGATCAACAGGAATTTATTTACTTTCAGTTTTAA
- a CDS encoding right-handed parallel beta-helix repeat-containing protein → MRIILISFITTLLIISCKAQKGVSLSKNSDLQEFITELENGTEYTFEKQSFNREEPLIIEGKEGLVLDFSGSTIISNTSGENVKPLHKKERNWPRNRSHVIIKNSKNIKILNLNIDGPHSNGGTSEKAYVRRLEAQHAYEIINSKNIVIEGANIKEIYGDGIYISKRSSQILIQNCNISKNGRQGIAITEGFNIEIKNNEFNEIRRAHIDLECNHNSDTIKNITISGNVFGSKRLKWIAAASSKGIVTEVTVKNNKINSTADIYLGNVKNKRKQGPYYFYDNSSHKGYGNPQGIIWKLFNVNGFTAEGNQIRAQAYRDMHLVGGRNVTNLHLNNNFVSHGSPSFKKLGN, encoded by the coding sequence ATGAGAATTATATTAATATCATTTATAACAACATTATTGATCATCTCCTGTAAAGCTCAAAAAGGAGTTTCATTATCAAAGAATTCTGATCTACAAGAATTTATTACCGAATTAGAAAACGGGACAGAATACACATTTGAAAAGCAATCTTTCAATAGAGAAGAACCTTTAATAATAGAAGGTAAAGAAGGGTTAGTACTTGATTTTTCAGGATCAACAATCATATCAAATACCAGCGGTGAAAATGTAAAGCCTTTGCACAAAAAAGAAAGAAATTGGCCTCGAAACCGATCCCACGTAATAATAAAAAATTCAAAAAACATTAAGATTTTGAATTTAAATATTGATGGACCACATTCAAATGGTGGAACAAGTGAAAAAGCATATGTTAGAAGGTTAGAAGCTCAACATGCGTATGAAATTATTAATTCTAAAAATATAGTTATTGAAGGAGCTAATATTAAAGAAATTTATGGTGATGGCATTTACATTAGTAAAAGATCTTCGCAAATTTTAATTCAAAATTGCAATATCTCTAAAAATGGAAGGCAAGGTATAGCAATTACTGAAGGATTTAATATTGAAATCAAAAACAATGAATTTAATGAGATTAGAAGAGCCCATATAGATCTTGAGTGTAACCATAATTCGGATACCATAAAAAATATTACAATATCAGGTAATGTTTTCGGGAGTAAAAGATTAAAATGGATTGCTGCAGCTTCTTCAAAAGGTATTGTTACCGAGGTGACGGTTAAAAATAATAAGATTAATTCTACGGCTGACATCTACTTGGGAAATGTTAAAAATAAGAGAAAGCAAGGCCCTTACTACTTTTACGATAACAGTTCTCATAAAGGATATGGAAATCCACAAGGAATCATTTGGAAATTATTTAATGTTAACGGATTTACAGCAGAAGGAAATCAAATTAGAGCACAAGCTTATAGAGATATGCATCTAGTAGGTGGTAGAAATGTTACAAATTTACACCTAAACAATAATTTTGTTTCACATGGCTCTCCAAGTTTTAAAAAATTAGGCAATTAA
- a CDS encoding glycosyltransferase — translation MKILHLIQKKQLRGAEIFTCQLAQYQINSGHDVLIVYLFDGDAEMPVSEKLLIPLNGQKSKRWWDFKAYKALNKIISEFAPDIVQANAGDTLKYSVLSKLLHSWKQPICFRNASMVSNYINSPITKFINSFFYRYTNIIASVSKSSMEDLNNLFPSTTPKTKVIPIGLDIDKINFTPSKYETKQFNIIHVGGFTFEKNHEGLIRIFDRLLKKNNSHLHLIGDGPLRKKTEEKVEKLNLQQSVTFYGYVNNPLDYISGGDIFVLPSIIEGLPGVILEAMFCNIPVVAYDVGGIKEIIKEDITGKLIKKNDEETFVESIIILMNNPELRNKIVSNAKALIELKYNNYKISDEFISFYFKALNDDNKII, via the coding sequence ATGAAGATCCTTCACCTTATACAAAAAAAGCAACTAAGGGGAGCTGAAATATTTACCTGTCAATTAGCACAGTATCAAATTAATTCAGGTCATGATGTTTTAATAGTTTATTTATTTGATGGGGATGCAGAAATGCCTGTTTCTGAAAAATTATTGATTCCCTTAAATGGTCAAAAGAGTAAAAGATGGTGGGACTTTAAAGCATACAAAGCATTAAATAAAATAATTTCTGAATTCGCACCTGATATTGTACAGGCAAATGCAGGTGATACATTAAAATATTCTGTTTTATCAAAATTGTTGCATAGCTGGAAACAACCAATCTGTTTTAGAAACGCCAGTATGGTTAGTAATTATATTAATTCTCCAATCACAAAATTTATCAATTCATTTTTTTATAGATATACCAATATTATAGCTTCTGTATCTAAGTCTTCCATGGAAGATCTTAATAATTTATTTCCTTCAACAACGCCAAAGACAAAAGTAATTCCTATAGGATTGGATATAGATAAAATCAATTTTACACCTTCCAAGTATGAAACTAAGCAATTCAACATCATCCACGTAGGCGGATTTACATTTGAAAAAAATCATGAAGGTTTAATAAGAATTTTTGATCGGTTATTGAAAAAGAATAATTCCCATCTTCACCTTATTGGAGATGGTCCCTTGAGAAAAAAAACAGAGGAAAAAGTTGAGAAATTGAACCTACAACAAAGTGTTACTTTTTATGGTTATGTAAATAATCCATTAGATTATATTTCAGGAGGTGATATATTTGTGTTGCCAAGTATAATTGAAGGATTACCTGGCGTTATACTTGAAGCGATGTTTTGTAATATTCCTGTAGTTGCATACGATGTCGGAGGAATTAAAGAAATAATTAAAGAAGATATTACCGGGAAATTAATTAAAAAAAATGATGAGGAGACTTTTGTTGAAAGTATAATTATCCTCATGAATAACCCTGAATTAAGAAACAAAATAGTTTCTAATGCAAAAGCATTAATAGAATTGAAATACAATAATTATAAAATCTCTGATGAATTTATCAGCTTTTATTTCAAGGCATTGAATGATGATAATAAAATTATCTGA
- a CDS encoding glycosyltransferase family 4 protein, with amino-acid sequence MKILFIQDSLGTGGAERSNAHLWYYLRDKGVDLKIAVLEHRQVGIEEEILKAGFDVHFVKEKGFFNQSKEIAGLIREFNPDLVHTVLFKASLRTRIAKLFTSFVHIESLVNCTYDTVRLTDSRISKKAFYFYKYLDMITGKLFTDKFIPITKVVHNHYQKELGIHPTKMKVIYRGRQENQLIQSKEELKGEVLKELDIPEDNIIITHVGRQEFQKGHLVLLNAIKSLNIKEKSKVSFLFFGREGNVSEDIKSFLKANRLGADMHWMGHRNDVAKFLAVTDIFVFPSFYEGLGGSLIEAQAAALPIICTDIPVLNEVVDKDGNALLFRKNDHLDLSDKLCHLINNEKLRAEMGKKSLQRFRSKFKIEDIHEKVFTYYQEIIDSSRR; translated from the coding sequence ATGAAGATTCTTTTTATACAGGACAGCCTGGGCACTGGAGGGGCTGAACGATCAAATGCTCATTTATGGTATTACCTAAGAGATAAAGGCGTTGATTTAAAAATAGCTGTACTGGAACATCGACAAGTTGGAATTGAAGAAGAAATACTAAAGGCTGGTTTTGATGTGCACTTTGTTAAAGAAAAAGGATTTTTTAACCAGTCTAAAGAAATTGCCGGCTTAATCCGGGAGTTTAATCCCGATTTGGTGCATACAGTATTGTTTAAAGCATCTCTGAGAACAAGAATTGCTAAACTATTCACTTCTTTTGTCCATATAGAAAGTCTTGTAAATTGTACTTATGACACGGTAAGGTTAACTGATAGCAGGATATCAAAAAAAGCATTTTACTTTTATAAGTATCTTGATATGATCACAGGTAAGTTGTTTACGGATAAATTTATTCCCATTACTAAAGTTGTTCATAATCATTATCAAAAAGAATTGGGAATTCATCCAACGAAGATGAAGGTTATTTATCGAGGGAGACAAGAAAATCAATTAATTCAATCAAAAGAAGAATTAAAAGGAGAAGTTCTTAAAGAGTTAGATATCCCGGAAGACAATATTATAATAACCCATGTTGGGCGACAGGAGTTTCAGAAAGGACATCTTGTTTTATTAAATGCAATAAAGAGCCTTAATATTAAAGAAAAATCAAAAGTCTCTTTTTTGTTTTTTGGTCGGGAAGGTAATGTGAGTGAAGATATAAAATCATTTCTAAAGGCAAACAGACTTGGTGCAGATATGCACTGGATGGGACATAGAAATGATGTGGCAAAATTTTTAGCAGTTACAGATATATTTGTTTTTCCCTCTTTTTATGAAGGTCTTGGTGGATCTTTAATAGAGGCTCAGGCAGCAGCTTTACCCATAATTTGTACTGATATTCCAGTGTTAAATGAGGTGGTAGATAAGGATGGTAATGCATTGCTGTTTAGAAAGAATGACCATTTGGATTTGTCAGATAAGCTTTGTCATTTAATAAATAATGAAAAGCTGAGAGCTGAAATGGGGAAGAAAAGTCTTCAAAGATTTAGGAGTAAGTTCAAGATTGAGGATATTCACGAGAAAGTATTTACTTATTATCAGGAAATTATAGATTCAAGTAGAAGATGA
- a CDS encoding sulfotransferase family protein: MAKKTIKHRFFTRFRKNKIVSDIFYHTGFDVNPEKWVFIVGCYNSGTTLLTEILSKSSELTVLPDEGVMLTDVLPRPEDFGWRRMWVKCEKDMEVHSNNSNRIIKRMIRHWSHFVNKSNKIIVEKSISNTARIEFFTRNLDNVFVIHLVRDGYASAEGIRRKAEVMPEIKGEVGDQYDISFAIEQWKRSVNKVNEAKNQIPNFIEITYEDLTADPKSEVNKVTEFLGVSNLNESDFSDTFQVHGKSAKISNQNQKSYNRLDLNDWKVINDLASEELKEFGYFKPVKQ, encoded by the coding sequence GTGGCTAAAAAGACAATTAAACATAGATTTTTCACTCGTTTCAGGAAGAATAAAATAGTCAGTGATATCTTTTATCATACAGGATTTGACGTTAATCCTGAAAAGTGGGTTTTTATAGTTGGTTGTTATAATTCCGGAACCACTCTTTTAACTGAAATTTTATCCAAATCAAGCGAACTTACGGTTTTACCTGACGAGGGTGTGATGCTGACTGATGTGCTTCCCAGGCCTGAAGACTTTGGCTGGAGAAGAATGTGGGTGAAGTGTGAAAAGGATATGGAGGTTCATTCAAATAATTCAAATCGGATTATTAAAAGGATGATACGGCATTGGTCTCATTTTGTTAATAAGTCAAACAAAATTATTGTAGAGAAATCTATCTCTAACACTGCCCGAATAGAATTCTTCACCAGAAATTTAGATAATGTTTTTGTAATTCACTTAGTTAGAGATGGATATGCTTCCGCTGAAGGAATTAGGCGAAAAGCTGAAGTGATGCCTGAAATAAAAGGCGAGGTTGGAGATCAATACGATATCTCTTTTGCTATTGAACAATGGAAACGGAGTGTTAACAAAGTGAATGAAGCTAAAAACCAGATACCTAATTTTATCGAAATAACTTACGAAGATTTAACCGCCGATCCCAAAAGCGAAGTAAATAAGGTGACAGAGTTTTTGGGTGTCTCAAATTTAAATGAAAGTGATTTTTCAGATACTTTTCAAGTTCATGGTAAGTCAGCTAAAATATCTAATCAAAATCAGAAAAGTTATAATCGATTGGACTTAAATGATTGGAAAGTAATAAATGATTTAGCCAGCGAAGAGTTAAAAGAATTCGGATATTTCAAACCGGTAAAGCAATAA
- a CDS encoding polysaccharide deacetylase family protein: MNFDFSLKSKILAYHKFSAKNEFNKHLKLISNRTDVLITVDDGDMSFYDNAFPLLKKYNIPSILFIIPSLIDTDKPFWWDEYFYYSDNQGNNNELNWLKSIPNKDRLSFLETLKQNSDKPVYKKKQLTIDQLLEMQDNGVIIANHSYTHPMVDQCTEDELREELSKTKDFFDRNKLNGFETFAYPNGNFNELAESILKEFGIKYAFLFDHKVNGKNPDPLRISRLSVNDSTPMTKFKFILSGWHSKLLPLIKAGHKLLN; encoded by the coding sequence ATGAATTTTGATTTCAGTTTAAAATCTAAAATATTAGCTTATCATAAGTTTAGTGCTAAAAATGAGTTTAATAAACACCTGAAATTAATTAGTAATAGAACTGATGTTCTCATTACTGTAGATGATGGTGATATGTCATTCTATGATAATGCTTTTCCTCTTTTAAAAAAATATAATATTCCCTCTATTCTTTTTATAATTCCTTCCTTGATCGATACGGATAAACCTTTTTGGTGGGATGAATATTTTTATTATTCAGATAATCAAGGTAATAATAACGAATTAAATTGGTTAAAATCAATCCCCAATAAAGACCGTCTAAGCTTTTTAGAAACATTAAAGCAAAATAGTGATAAACCTGTTTACAAGAAGAAACAACTAACAATTGATCAATTATTAGAAATGCAGGATAACGGAGTGATAATAGCAAATCACAGTTATACTCACCCGATGGTTGATCAATGCACAGAAGATGAATTAAGGGAAGAACTAAGTAAAACCAAAGACTTCTTTGATAGAAACAAATTGAATGGGTTTGAGACTTTTGCCTACCCGAATGGCAATTTCAATGAACTGGCCGAATCAATTCTAAAGGAATTCGGTATTAAGTATGCTTTTCTTTTTGATCATAAAGTAAATGGTAAAAACCCTGATCCGTTAAGAATATCTCGTTTAAGTGTGAATGATTCAACCCCAATGACTAAGTTTAAGTTTATTTTATCGGGGTGGCACAGTAAATTATTACCTTTGATAAAAGCCGGACATAAGCTTTTAAATTAG
- a CDS encoding glycosyltransferase yields the protein MDKIKYKAFLVTFNRSDRLSNVIDSILNQTIKPSILYIINNGSTDSTDEVLNYYRNFDNLKILNTGNNIGHGAALAYGFKYYLSDSFIDSDNLMLFEDDSVPSPELSEYVIKNFYKYSSDFLCLDGFSIKLGKRTKPDFSNSKLVELDFGLFDGCIFKAEIIKKVGTPVEDWFMMYDDIEYCQRIRKAGYKIHCIENIYHEIDHSGAMGQTSSLWRGYYQTRNHVHYLKLHANSFEVFDFLVIESKRIIGTLLKGNLKKFKYRLIGLLDGILGVKGKSLNPATFKFER from the coding sequence ATGGATAAAATAAAATATAAAGCGTTTTTAGTAACATTTAATCGTAGCGATAGATTGAGCAATGTCATAGATTCTATTCTGAATCAGACAATTAAGCCTTCAATTTTATATATTATTAATAATGGGAGTACAGATAGTACAGACGAAGTGCTTAATTATTATCGCAATTTTGATAACCTTAAAATATTAAATACAGGAAATAATATTGGACACGGTGCTGCACTAGCTTATGGTTTTAAATATTATTTATCTGATAGTTTTATCGATTCTGATAATCTAATGTTGTTTGAAGACGATAGCGTTCCCAGCCCGGAGTTGAGTGAATATGTAATAAAGAATTTTTATAAATATTCTTCTGATTTTTTGTGCTTGGATGGTTTTAGTATTAAGCTTGGAAAAAGAACTAAACCCGATTTTTCTAATTCAAAACTAGTTGAATTAGATTTTGGTCTTTTTGATGGTTGCATATTTAAAGCTGAAATCATTAAAAAAGTTGGTACTCCTGTTGAAGATTGGTTTATGATGTATGATGACATTGAGTATTGTCAAAGAATTCGAAAGGCCGGATATAAAATTCATTGTATTGAAAATATTTATCATGAAATTGATCATTCGGGTGCTATGGGACAAACTAGTTCATTATGGCGTGGCTATTACCAGACTAGAAATCATGTGCATTATTTGAAATTGCACGCTAATTCATTTGAGGTTTTTGATTTTTTAGTAATAGAGTCTAAGAGAATTATCGGGACCTTATTAAAGGGAAATTTGAAAAAGTTTAAATATCGGTTAATTGGTTTATTAGATGGAATTCTAGGTGTTAAGGGGAAATCATTGAATCCTGCAACTTTTAAATTTGAAAGATGA
- a CDS encoding sulfotransferase family protein produces the protein MKSNKMNFICLGAPKSGTTSLFHYLKGNPEVQMPFEKELHYFNAEDFDPDKVDVYHNNYFDNFEGLKGKVASRYFVNDLVPERLYNYNPDLKLIVIMREPVERAFSHYKMIKRIDEISLTLDDVLYKESSEKSFNKIKERVLGNSLYYSNIKKYLDFFPIENFHFMFLEELEANPHFEMEKLYSFLNINSRSKVDVTKKHFESKDGKFFNRLVPVLSKFKPLQLIWNSFPKKTKTKILHFYNTNIKTLGTKKETLSISEKKKYRKIFSNDISSLNNIVSVPWKEYNG, from the coding sequence ATGAAAAGTAATAAAATGAACTTTATTTGCTTAGGTGCTCCTAAGTCAGGAACCACAAGTCTTTTTCATTATCTAAAGGGTAATCCAGAGGTTCAAATGCCATTTGAAAAAGAATTGCATTATTTTAATGCTGAAGATTTTGATCCGGATAAAGTTGATGTTTATCATAATAATTATTTTGATAATTTTGAAGGGTTAAAGGGTAAAGTAGCTTCAAGGTATTTTGTCAATGATCTTGTTCCTGAAAGATTATACAATTATAATCCAGATCTTAAATTGATTGTTATTATGAGAGAACCTGTTGAAAGAGCATTTTCTCATTATAAAATGATAAAAAGGATTGATGAAATAAGTTTGACCCTGGATGATGTACTTTATAAAGAATCGTCTGAAAAATCTTTTAATAAAATAAAAGAACGAGTTTTAGGGAATAGTTTATATTACTCCAATATTAAAAAATATTTAGACTTTTTTCCGATCGAAAACTTCCATTTTATGTTTCTTGAGGAATTAGAAGCGAATCCTCACTTTGAAATGGAAAAATTATATAGTTTTCTAAATATCAATTCAAGATCAAAAGTTGACGTAACTAAAAAACATTTTGAATCAAAGGATGGAAAGTTTTTCAATAGACTTGTTCCTGTATTAAGCAAATTTAAACCTTTGCAACTGATCTGGAATTCCTTTCCTAAAAAGACAAAGACAAAAATTCTTCATTTTTATAATACAAATATTAAAACATTAGGGACTAAGAAGGAAACATTATCTATTTCTGAAAAGAAAAAGTATCGAAAGATATTTAGTAATGATATTAGTTCATTGAATAATATTGTTTCAGTTCCCTGGAAAGAATATAATGGATAA
- a CDS encoding glycosyltransferase family 2 protein, with protein sequence MSHFKVSVIIPVYNAEKYLENAVKSAINQKEVGEILLIEDRSPDNALELCKSLADRYDKVKLFTHPNRENKGAGPSRNLGIEYSNCEYISFLDADDWYLPGRFSNEAELFNNSNVYGVYSCAQYYSEKKVKSLNKFARFHQPYSGINLFHKLLIPGAGSFCTNCITIRKDIFNEIQAFREDLRLHQDSELWGRLCFHYNVVPGKWEKPTAMIRVHDENRISTSNFKTKSFLANIQYEYFSNIKSSLDYKSKYILAYRRALFNIRKADYPNSINFRITRLKYFFKWYLRIL encoded by the coding sequence ATGTCCCACTTTAAAGTTTCTGTTATTATTCCAGTTTATAATGCAGAAAAGTATTTAGAGAATGCTGTCAAATCTGCAATTAACCAAAAGGAAGTTGGAGAAATATTATTAATAGAAGATAGAAGTCCTGATAATGCATTAGAACTTTGTAAAAGTTTGGCTGATAGATATGACAAAGTAAAATTATTCACACATCCAAATAGAGAAAACAAAGGAGCAGGCCCAAGTAGAAACTTGGGGATTGAATATTCTAATTGTGAATATATATCCTTTTTAGATGCTGATGATTGGTATTTGCCAGGAAGATTCAGTAATGAGGCTGAATTATTTAATAATTCGAATGTCTATGGAGTTTACAGTTGTGCGCAATATTATTCTGAAAAGAAAGTCAAATCATTAAATAAATTTGCAAGATTTCATCAACCTTATTCGGGAATTAACTTATTTCATAAATTATTAATACCAGGAGCTGGTTCATTTTGTACAAATTGTATAACAATCAGGAAAGATATATTTAATGAAATTCAGGCTTTTCGAGAAGATTTAAGATTGCATCAAGATTCTGAACTTTGGGGTAGATTATGTTTTCATTATAATGTTGTTCCTGGTAAATGGGAAAAACCCACAGCGATGATAAGAGTTCATGATGAAAACCGTATCTCAACAAGTAATTTTAAAACAAAATCATTTTTAGCTAATATTCAGTATGAGTATTTTTCCAATATTAAAAGCAGCCTGGATTATAAATCAAAATATATATTAGCTTACAGGAGAGCTTTGTTTAACATAAGAAAGGCCGATTATCCAAATTCAATTAATTTTAGAATTACCAGGTTAAAATACTTTTTTAAATGGTATTTAAGGATTTTATAA
- a CDS encoding CatB-related O-acetyltransferase: MRLIAKIKYRIINKLFFEFKRFNHINLEKGYSIDQNAIIRKSEIKGKVNIAEGCKIIGGVKITGKSPVNIGRYTSLNGPNMDILASVNSVNIGSFCSIARNVSIQEFNHHFDRLTSYYINTNILGGKVEDDIYSKGDIIIGNDVWIGTQSVILSGAKIGNGAIIAANSVVNGEIPPYAIAVGSPAKVIKYRFNQETIDRIEKLEWWNWSTEKILKKRNLFELPVNQIDINK; encoded by the coding sequence ATGAGATTAATAGCTAAAATAAAATACCGGATTATAAATAAATTGTTTTTTGAATTTAAAAGATTTAACCATATAAATTTAGAAAAAGGATACTCCATAGACCAAAATGCTATTATAAGAAAATCTGAAATAAAGGGTAAGGTTAATATTGCAGAAGGTTGTAAAATAATAGGAGGAGTTAAAATTACTGGTAAATCTCCCGTTAACATTGGCAGGTATACTTCACTTAATGGGCCTAACATGGATATTCTTGCAAGTGTAAACTCTGTAAATATTGGCTCTTTCTGTAGCATAGCAAGAAATGTTTCTATTCAAGAATTTAATCATCATTTTGATAGATTAACAAGTTATTATATAAATACAAATATATTGGGTGGTAAGGTTGAAGATGATATTTATTCTAAAGGAGATATAATCATTGGAAATGATGTATGGATAGGTACTCAAAGTGTTATTTTATCCGGAGCCAAAATTGGGAATGGAGCAATAATTGCTGCAAATAGCGTTGTAAACGGTGAAATACCTCCTTATGCTATAGCCGTGGGATCCCCTGCCAAAGTCATAAAATATAGATTTAATCAGGAAACAATAGATAGGATAGAAAAACTTGAATGGTGGAATTGGTCAACAGAGAAGATCTTAAAGAAAAGAAATTTATTTGAACTCCCTGTAAATCAAATTGATATTAATAAATAG